The Sulfurimonas hydrogeniphila genome includes a window with the following:
- a CDS encoding FMN-binding glutamate synthase family protein: MEALFRFTHEIGEIQFPILMFLFKAITILFIVTSIVLFIYDRYIQRENQLLINYPLIGRLRYLFYALRDPMRQYFGDEKFYESFDKVKWVYDSAERKSAYASFSPGQPQKTARLGIKNANCVLNTEDVSDDFSATFGEDSPKPFTTRSVLGRSAMSDGAISPEGTRAFTKGAYLGKFPINTGEGSLTSNFFYTHKYTRECQFFQIQEGTFFAKNMYRIVKFLINPATAQKVYKHMVVTTPAPDSYLFDKTELVFYRVNWDAPMSTFPSQVPDDMPDIIFQMGSGLYGVRDKEGNFCEERYQKTMRFCKMTEIKMAQGAKQTGGKLLASKVSEEIAYYRGVEAHKNLFSPNQFPFAHSIEELFDFTGRLKALSEKPVGIKLVISSQENFTEYANLIQQRLAAGSNAYPDFITIDGGDGGSGAAPLEMMMSVGMNIAKALYIADSELRRVGARQKVKLIASEKVLTPDDAVVLFGLGADYVAIARAFMMSAGCIRARECSGAHGRACPVGLATQDKKKRASFLIEKKARNIASYHEQLLFGIRNLLAVMGLHHIKQLEKENLIFRDNSGKTYMDVERYFEEMLIN, encoded by the coding sequence ATGGAAGCATTATTCAGGTTTACGCATGAAATAGGAGAAATCCAATTCCCAATATTGATGTTTCTATTTAAGGCAATAACTATTCTTTTTATTGTAACTTCTATAGTTTTATTTATTTATGACAGGTATATTCAACGGGAAAACCAGCTGCTGATTAACTATCCGTTAATCGGTCGTTTGCGGTATCTGTTTTATGCACTGCGTGACCCGATGCGTCAATATTTTGGTGATGAAAAGTTTTATGAATCGTTTGACAAGGTCAAATGGGTATATGACTCGGCTGAACGAAAATCCGCCTATGCCTCTTTTTCTCCCGGACAACCGCAAAAAACTGCAAGACTTGGCATTAAAAATGCCAACTGTGTGCTTAATACAGAAGATGTGAGCGATGATTTTTCTGCAACTTTTGGAGAAGATTCTCCCAAGCCTTTTACAACAAGATCTGTTCTCGGGCGGAGTGCCATGAGTGACGGGGCCATCTCTCCTGAGGGAACACGTGCTTTTACAAAAGGGGCTTATCTTGGAAAATTTCCTATCAATACAGGAGAAGGAAGTCTGACTTCAAACTTTTTTTATACCCATAAATATACAAGAGAGTGTCAATTTTTTCAAATCCAAGAGGGAACTTTCTTTGCAAAAAATATGTATAGAATTGTAAAATTTTTGATCAACCCGGCCACTGCACAAAAGGTATACAAACATATGGTTGTGACAACTCCTGCTCCTGACAGTTATCTTTTTGATAAAACGGAATTGGTCTTTTACCGGGTTAACTGGGATGCGCCAATGAGCACTTTTCCTTCACAGGTGCCTGATGATATGCCTGATATTATTTTTCAGATGGGAAGCGGACTCTACGGTGTGCGGGACAAAGAAGGAAATTTCTGCGAGGAACGCTACCAAAAGACAATGCGTTTTTGTAAAATGACAGAGATTAAAATGGCACAGGGAGCAAAGCAGACCGGAGGGAAACTGCTTGCATCCAAGGTAAGCGAAGAGATCGCCTATTATCGCGGGGTAGAAGCACACAAAAATCTTTTCAGTCCAAATCAGTTTCCTTTTGCACACAGCATAGAAGAGCTTTTTGATTTTACGGGCAGGCTCAAAGCCTTGTCTGAAAAACCGGTAGGCATCAAGCTTGTGATTTCATCCCAGGAGAATTTTACAGAGTATGCAAATCTTATCCAACAGCGCCTTGCTGCCGGTTCAAATGCCTATCCTGATTTTATTACCATAGACGGCGGAGACGGAGGAAGCGGTGCTGCACCACTGGAGATGATGATGAGTGTCGGCATGAATATTGCAAAGGCACTTTATATAGCAGATAGCGAGTTAAGAAGAGTAGGCGCACGACAAAAAGTCAAACTCATTGCAAGCGAAAAAGTACTGACACCTGATGATGCTGTTGTCCTGTTCGGTTTGGGCGCGGACTATGTAGCCATAGCAAGAGCTTTTATGATGAGTGCCGGATGTATCCGAGCACGGGAGTGTTCAGGGGCACACGGTCGTGCCTGTCCTGTCGGTCTGGCAACACAGGACAAGAAAAAAAGAGCCTCCTTCTTGATAGAGAAAAAAGCAAGAAACATTGCATCATATCATGAACAGTTGCTTTTTGGAATACGAAACCTGCTCGCTGTGATGGGCTTACACCATATAAAACAACTTGAAAAAGAGAATCTTATTTTCAGAGACAACAGTGGAAAAACATACATGGATGTTGAACGTTATTTTGAAGAAATGCTGATAAACTAA
- a CDS encoding gluconate 2-dehydrogenase subunit 3 family protein, which yields MTFSRRKFLQASFLSGAVFLMDGCTLFGVTTPLQTFTLLHKDLFPQAQHLGIQTAPYMQKIFHHSRISDADKTFLKNGVKWLNEEAIQSYRQEYTKLSPMQRQSILENITQTEWGESFVYDVMNYMFEAMLGDPVYGGNNKEAGWQWLNFKGGQPRPQKAYM from the coding sequence ATGACCTTTTCTCGTAGAAAATTTTTACAGGCAAGTTTTCTTTCTGGTGCCGTTTTTTTAATGGACGGATGCACCCTTTTTGGCGTGACAACACCCTTGCAAACCTTCACCCTTTTACACAAAGACCTGTTCCCTCAGGCACAGCATTTAGGGATACAAACTGCTCCGTACATGCAAAAAATATTTCATCACAGCCGTATAAGCGATGCGGATAAAACTTTCTTAAAAAACGGTGTGAAATGGCTGAATGAAGAAGCCATTCAAAGCTATAGACAAGAGTATACAAAGCTTTCGCCAATGCAAAGGCAAAGTATTCTTGAAAATATAACACAAACAGAGTGGGGAGAGAGTTTTGTTTATGATGTGATGAACTATATGTTTGAAGCAATGCTCGGTGACCCTGTATATGGCGGAAACAACAAAGAAGCCGGTTGGCAATGGCTCAATTTCAAAGGCGGACAACCCAGACCGCAAAAGGCTTACATGTAA
- a CDS encoding GMC family oxidoreductase, producing the protein MVDVCIIGSGAGGSPVAYELANAGFSVVVLEKGQNYTERDFNKDEIAVTRRDMFTPPLSEQKHIINEYNADGSFTRYDGEASGWNFWNGSMVGGSSNLMSGYFHRLKPNDFKLKSVYGEIKGANIVDWAISYEDLEPYYDKVEKVVGVSGKIVKHKYLEPRSSTDLPYPELQTNGVTKWFDLACKELHYTPIPTPRAILSQNALGRNACYYSNFCGSYGCASGAKGSGRAALLQKCKAKIITDAFVYKLQSNDKKVTRAYYYTKRGIRHSVQAKIFVVAAQAIETSRLLLNSKNEHFPNGLANSSGEVGKNLIFSAGGSGSGRFVFEKLTPQQQKELMEVGVFFNRSLQDWYDFEMNAKMQKGGTIDFLFEHQNIISRVMREVYDENGNLLWGDALAKKIKKRITRSRVLTFEVFNDWLPTDKCFVSVDDTVRDKYGVPVGVINLYGHPHDLEVGEYLAQKAVKVLQQLGCEEIDYSISSAPPPNLVAGGCRFGEDVKTSVLDKNCKAHDLENLYVADASFMPTGGSVPYTWTIYANAFRVADVIKEQLKKEKS; encoded by the coding sequence ATGGTTGATGTATGTATAATCGGCAGCGGAGCAGGCGGTTCTCCCGTAGCGTATGAGCTGGCAAATGCCGGGTTCAGTGTTGTTGTTTTGGAAAAAGGGCAAAACTATACAGAGCGTGATTTTAACAAAGATGAAATAGCCGTCACACGACGTGATATGTTTACCCCGCCGCTGAGTGAACAAAAACATATTATAAATGAGTATAACGCAGACGGTAGTTTTACCCGTTATGACGGGGAAGCATCGGGCTGGAATTTTTGGAACGGCTCTATGGTGGGCGGTTCCTCAAACCTGATGAGCGGATATTTTCACAGACTCAAGCCAAATGATTTTAAACTCAAGAGCGTATACGGCGAGATCAAAGGGGCAAATATTGTTGACTGGGCGATCAGCTATGAGGACTTGGAACCGTATTATGACAAGGTTGAAAAAGTTGTGGGTGTGAGCGGGAAAATTGTCAAACACAAATATCTTGAACCGCGCTCAAGTACAGATCTGCCTTACCCTGAGTTGCAGACAAACGGTGTAACAAAATGGTTTGATCTTGCATGTAAAGAGCTTCATTATACCCCGATACCCACACCGCGTGCCATCTTGTCCCAAAATGCACTTGGACGCAATGCCTGTTACTATTCCAATTTTTGCGGCAGTTACGGCTGTGCAAGCGGAGCAAAGGGAAGCGGTCGTGCCGCTTTGTTGCAAAAATGCAAGGCAAAAATCATTACAGATGCTTTTGTGTACAAACTTCAAAGCAATGATAAAAAAGTGACACGGGCGTACTACTACACAAAACGCGGTATCAGACACTCTGTGCAGGCAAAAATTTTTGTTGTGGCCGCACAGGCGATTGAGACCTCAAGACTCTTGCTTAATTCTAAAAATGAGCATTTTCCAAATGGTTTGGCAAACTCCAGCGGCGAAGTCGGGAAAAATCTTATTTTTTCTGCAGGCGGCAGCGGAAGCGGACGCTTTGTCTTTGAAAAACTGACACCGCAGCAGCAAAAAGAGCTGATGGAAGTCGGTGTTTTTTTCAACCGTTCTTTACAAGACTGGTATGATTTTGAAATGAATGCAAAGATGCAAAAAGGCGGAACGATTGACTTTTTGTTTGAGCATCAAAATATTATTTCCCGTGTGATGCGTGAAGTTTATGATGAAAACGGAAATCTCTTGTGGGGTGATGCCCTTGCCAAGAAAATTAAAAAACGCATAACACGCTCAAGAGTACTGACCTTTGAAGTCTTTAACGACTGGCTGCCCACTGATAAATGCTTTGTGAGTGTGGATGATACAGTCAGAGACAAATACGGTGTACCAGTCGGGGTTATAAATCTCTACGGACATCCGCATGACCTGGAAGTAGGAGAATATTTGGCACAAAAAGCAGTGAAAGTGTTGCAACAGCTTGGGTGTGAAGAGATCGACTATTCCATCTCTTCTGCACCGCCGCCTAACCTTGTTGCGGGCGGATGCAGATTTGGCGAAGATGTCAAAACATCGGTACTGGATAAAAACTGCAAAGCCCATGATTTGGAAAATCTCTATGTCGCGGATGCCTCTTTTATGCCGACAGGCGGGAGTGTTCCCTACACATGGACGATTTACGCAAACGCATTTCGTGTGGCGGATGTTATCAAAGAACAATTAAAGAAGGAAAAGTCATGA
- the msrA gene encoding peptide-methionine (S)-S-oxide reductase MsrA codes for MIVSIVFAAGCFWGVEKHFEHMQGVISAESGYAGGNYPNPTYEKVLKNRYTKNGKKIINYTESVKVVYDNSKTDAKTLIKSFWELHDPTQANGQGNDIGNNYRSAIFYTTPRQEKIAHLTEQAYQKLLTKKGYGKITTQIKPLKHFYTAETYHQDYLQKHPHGYCPNHATGVKFQKEQAKHDFVTPLGGKEILVIKSPNFCPYCEKFDAEVAKNYKGRVPMRTVLASDLKGFAIQTKLYATPTVLFIEDGKEIAGHVGFMNEKEFYKALGDFKLGKNSESYKVAFNQGTDNRFCKQYDIFKHTSEGVFVDKLSGEVLFDTRDRFNSGTGWLSFYKAVDGATIQKEDDSFGMKRIEIIAKKSGIHLGHVFPLPDGRKRFCINASVLEFIPRK; via the coding sequence ATGATAGTCTCAATAGTATTTGCAGCAGGATGTTTTTGGGGTGTTGAGAAACATTTTGAACATATGCAGGGGGTTATCAGTGCCGAATCCGGTTATGCAGGCGGAAATTATCCTAATCCGACCTATGAGAAGGTACTGAAAAACCGTTACACAAAAAACGGCAAAAAAATCATCAACTACACCGAATCGGTCAAAGTCGTTTATGACAATTCTAAAACAGATGCAAAAACACTGATAAAATCTTTTTGGGAACTGCATGACCCGACACAGGCAAACGGGCAGGGCAATGACATCGGAAACAATTACAGAAGCGCTATCTTTTATACAACGCCAAGACAGGAAAAAATTGCGCATCTAACAGAACAAGCCTATCAAAAATTACTTACGAAAAAGGGATACGGCAAAATAACAACACAGATAAAACCGCTCAAACATTTTTATACGGCAGAGACCTACCATCAGGATTATCTGCAAAAACATCCTCATGGGTATTGTCCCAACCATGCTACCGGTGTCAAGTTTCAAAAAGAACAAGCAAAACATGATTTTGTAACACCTTTGGGCGGCAAAGAGATTTTGGTCATTAAAAGTCCTAATTTTTGCCCCTACTGTGAAAAATTTGATGCAGAGGTGGCAAAAAATTACAAAGGTAGAGTGCCGATGCGGACAGTTTTGGCAAGTGATTTGAAAGGCTTTGCAATACAAACAAAACTTTATGCAACGCCTACTGTACTTTTTATAGAAGATGGAAAAGAAATAGCCGGTCATGTCGGTTTTATGAATGAAAAAGAATTTTATAAAGCCCTGGGTGATTTTAAACTGGGTAAAAATTCCGAGAGTTACAAGGTAGCGTTTAATCAGGGCACGGATAACCGCTTTTGCAAACAGTATGATATATTTAAACATACGTCTGAGGGTGTATTTGTAGACAAACTCAGCGGTGAAGTGCTGTTTGACACACGTGACAGGTTTAATTCAGGAACCGGATGGCTCAGTTTTTACAAGGCGGTTGACGGTGCGACAATACAAAAAGAAGATGACAGTTTTGGTATGAAACGCATTGAAATTATTGCGAAAAAAAGCGGTATTCATTTAGGGCATGTTTTTCCTTTGCCTGACGGACGCAAACGGTTTTGTATCAATGCAAGTGTCCTTGAATTTATACCAAGAAAGTAG
- a CDS encoding MBL fold metallo-hydrolase RNA specificity domain-containing protein yields MATVRSYGATKEVTGSCHVLKIDGVKIMIDCGMFQGEDEEKNEEAFYFEPSSIDYLLVTHAHLDHIGRIPKLVKEGFKGKIYATAATMDLAEIILMDSAKIMSEDFQTKYRKALRKGREKKLSKPLYQPLDVEKTFQSIEWVNPEYDKYYDLCEGVSFVYRNAGHILGSAFIELSYMDKSDSHTIVFSGDIGNDNGLVMPNLNKCDKTQSLYVETTYGDRDHRSIKATIKEFKRVIVKTLNNQGNVLIPSFAIERTQELLCILREMHESGELPKCKVFLDSPMATRATAVYRQYVKDLTKKCQANMQEDGTVFNFDSLVYTETPEASKSINDTKSRAIIIAGAGMCNGGRITHHFKHRIWDKRNAVIFVGFQAEGTLGREIVEGAKWINVLGEDIVVKASIHTINGFSAHADRDGILEWISSMQDLKKVFLVHGELKSQKAFKKMLNKKLHLDAHIVSFKEKIVLD; encoded by the coding sequence ATGGCAACAGTGAGATCGTACGGTGCAACAAAAGAGGTGACAGGTTCGTGTCATGTCCTCAAAATTGATGGCGTGAAAATCATGATAGACTGCGGGATGTTTCAGGGCGAAGATGAAGAGAAAAACGAAGAGGCCTTTTACTTTGAACCCTCGAGTATAGATTATCTTTTGGTGACACATGCCCATCTTGATCATATCGGACGGATTCCCAAACTGGTCAAAGAGGGTTTTAAGGGAAAAATCTATGCTACTGCCGCCACAATGGATTTGGCAGAGATTATTTTGATGGACAGTGCGAAAATAATGAGTGAAGATTTTCAAACAAAGTACAGAAAAGCACTGCGCAAAGGAAGAGAAAAAAAACTTTCAAAACCACTCTACCAGCCTTTGGATGTGGAAAAAACATTTCAAAGTATAGAGTGGGTCAATCCTGAATATGACAAATATTATGATTTATGCGAAGGTGTGAGTTTTGTCTACCGTAATGCAGGGCATATCTTAGGTTCCGCTTTTATCGAACTCTCTTATATGGACAAGAGTGATTCGCATACTATTGTATTTTCAGGTGACATCGGAAATGATAACGGCCTTGTCATGCCAAATTTAAACAAATGTGACAAAACACAAAGTCTGTATGTTGAAACAACCTATGGAGACAGAGACCATCGATCTATTAAGGCAACTATTAAAGAATTTAAAAGGGTCATTGTAAAAACTTTGAACAATCAAGGGAATGTACTCATTCCTTCTTTTGCGATTGAACGTACTCAGGAGCTGCTGTGTATTTTAAGAGAGATGCATGAGAGCGGAGAGTTGCCAAAATGCAAAGTGTTTTTGGATTCTCCCATGGCAACGCGGGCAACGGCTGTATATCGCCAGTATGTCAAGGATTTGACGAAAAAATGCCAGGCAAATATGCAAGAAGACGGAACCGTTTTTAATTTTGATTCGCTTGTCTATACAGAAACACCTGAAGCTTCAAAAAGCATAAATGATACAAAAAGCCGTGCTATCATCATTGCTGGAGCAGGAATGTGCAACGGCGGACGCATTACACACCATTTTAAACACAGAATCTGGGATAAACGCAATGCCGTGATTTTTGTAGGATTTCAGGCTGAGGGAACCTTGGGACGTGAAATCGTCGAGGGAGCAAAATGGATCAATGTTTTGGGAGAAGATATTGTTGTCAAGGCATCTATTCATACAATTAACGGTTTTTCTGCCCATGCGGACAGAGACGGAATATTGGAGTGGATCTCGAGTATGCAAGATTTGAAAAAAGTCTTCTTGGTACATGGAGAACTCAAGAGTCAAAAAGCTTTTAAGAAAATGCTAAATAAAAAACTGCATTTGGATGCGCATATCGTTTCTTTTAAAGAGAAAATAGTTCTCGACTAA
- a CDS encoding HvfA family oxazolone/thioamide-modified RiPP metallophore: MKIVLLTLSTFVLFISACSDEKKVAKSSAPGMKCGSGKCGANMFDGSAALVKKKKNILAQMRQDDPRQNCVKNAKSTKKMYDCVRDPKTHIMTLKCGEGKCGAAMPAPTMKCGAGKCGGSMK, encoded by the coding sequence ATGAAAATTGTTTTACTGACGCTCAGCACTTTTGTACTCTTCATAAGTGCCTGCAGCGATGAGAAAAAAGTTGCCAAATCTTCGGCGCCGGGGATGAAATGCGGCTCCGGAAAATGCGGCGCAAATATGTTTGACGGCAGTGCAGCACTTGTCAAAAAAAAGAAAAATATTTTAGCACAGATGAGACAGGATGATCCGCGTCAAAACTGTGTAAAAAATGCAAAAAGTACAAAAAAAATGTATGATTGTGTAAGAGATCCCAAAACACACATTATGACACTCAAATGCGGGGAAGGCAAGTGCGGTGCAGCCATGCCGGCACCCACAATGAAATGCGGTGCAGGGAAATGCGGCGGTTCCATGAAATAG
- a CDS encoding copper-transporting P-type ATPase, producing the protein MSEKKTEENTEEENIYCIDDSCEIGNVFYTCPMHPEIHQNHPGNCPKCGMTLEKEVEALPTIKTQYTCPMHPEIIRDEPGNCPICGMHLEPVTVQAEEKNEELDDMSRRFLISTVLSIPLFALAMVHDITPQYIPSWLSAQLVQWIEFVLATPVVLWGGWPFYVKGYQSVKTWNLNMFTLISMGVGAAYLYSVVALFFPEIFPPLMHTKEGVVPVYFEAAAVITTLVLLGQVLELRARSKTNTAIKTLLNLAPKKAHRIIDEEGNEEEVNLELVHVGDKLRVKPGEKIPVDGIVIEGQSNIDESMITGEPVLVQKTVGDTLIGATINKNGTLVMQATKVGSDTMLAQIVQMVAQAQRSRAPIQQLADTVSSYFVPAVVISAVLAFTGWYIWGPSPQLAYAVVAAVSVLIIACPCALGLATPISIMVATGRAALSGILIKDAKTLETMEKIDTLVVDKTGTLTLGKPKVTDFLTAPGYDTQELIKYAASLERASEHPLAQSVIDYAKESNISLINVDNFEAVPGKGVIAKIDGKKIILGSEKLLQEQGISIEEVQTKADAMRNDAKGIIFMAIDDKYCAIIAIEDPIKETSVEAVHTLEKEGITVVMLSGDNEFTANAVAKKLGISKVYANVLPDGKADVVKELQSNGARVAMAGDGINDAPALAQADVGIAMGTGTDVAIESAGVTLIKGDLLGIVKVLRLSRATMQNIRQNLFFAFVYNSAGVPIAAGVLYPFFGIVLSPIIAAAAMSFSSVSVIANALRLKNVKL; encoded by the coding sequence ATGAGTGAAAAGAAAACAGAAGAAAACACAGAAGAAGAAAATATATACTGTATTGATGATTCCTGTGAAATAGGCAATGTATTTTATACCTGCCCTATGCACCCTGAGATTCACCAAAATCATCCTGGAAACTGTCCAAAATGCGGCATGACCCTTGAAAAAGAGGTTGAGGCACTGCCGACGATTAAGACACAGTACACCTGTCCCATGCATCCCGAAATCATCCGTGATGAACCGGGAAACTGCCCTATATGCGGTATGCATCTTGAACCTGTCACCGTACAGGCCGAAGAGAAAAACGAAGAACTTGACGATATGAGCCGCCGCTTTTTGATAAGCACCGTTTTGTCAATTCCTTTGTTTGCCCTGGCAATGGTTCATGACATTACTCCGCAGTATATTCCCTCCTGGCTGAGTGCACAATTAGTACAGTGGATTGAATTTGTTCTGGCAACGCCTGTTGTACTTTGGGGTGGCTGGCCTTTTTATGTCAAAGGCTACCAGTCGGTAAAAACATGGAACCTCAATATGTTTACACTCATTTCCATGGGTGTGGGAGCCGCCTATCTTTACAGTGTCGTGGCTCTTTTCTTTCCTGAAATTTTTCCGCCTTTAATGCACACAAAAGAAGGTGTTGTCCCTGTTTACTTTGAAGCAGCAGCCGTCATTACCACCCTTGTTCTTTTAGGACAGGTGCTGGAACTGCGGGCAAGAAGCAAAACAAACACAGCCATCAAAACACTTCTGAATCTTGCGCCAAAAAAAGCGCATAGAATTATAGATGAAGAAGGAAATGAAGAGGAAGTAAATCTCGAACTTGTACATGTAGGTGACAAACTCCGAGTCAAACCTGGAGAAAAAATTCCTGTTGACGGCATTGTTATCGAAGGACAAAGCAATATTGACGAGTCTATGATTACAGGAGAACCTGTTCTTGTGCAAAAAACAGTAGGCGATACACTCATAGGGGCTACCATCAATAAAAACGGCACCTTGGTTATGCAGGCGACAAAAGTAGGCTCGGATACGATGCTTGCACAGATTGTCCAGATGGTAGCACAGGCCCAGCGCTCCCGTGCACCGATCCAACAGCTTGCCGACACAGTGTCAAGTTATTTTGTACCTGCAGTTGTCATTTCAGCGGTACTTGCTTTTACAGGCTGGTATATCTGGGGACCGTCTCCGCAATTGGCGTATGCCGTTGTCGCTGCCGTTTCTGTTTTAATTATTGCCTGCCCGTGTGCCCTCGGCCTTGCTACACCGATCTCAATTATGGTGGCAACCGGTCGTGCGGCACTCTCGGGTATACTGATTAAAGATGCAAAAACACTTGAAACGATGGAAAAAATAGACACTCTCGTAGTAGACAAAACAGGAACACTGACGCTTGGAAAACCAAAAGTGACCGATTTTCTCACTGCACCCGGCTATGATACGCAAGAGCTTATAAAATATGCTGCTTCACTTGAGCGTGCCAGTGAGCATCCTCTTGCACAGTCTGTTATAGACTATGCAAAAGAGTCAAATATTTCACTTATCAATGTAGACAATTTTGAAGCGGTGCCCGGCAAAGGCGTCATTGCCAAAATTGACGGTAAAAAAATAATTCTGGGCAGTGAAAAACTTCTGCAGGAACAGGGTATCTCCATCGAGGAGGTCCAGACAAAAGCAGATGCCATGCGCAATGATGCAAAAGGTATTATTTTTATGGCAATAGATGATAAATATTGTGCAATTATTGCGATAGAAGACCCTATAAAAGAGACTTCTGTTGAAGCTGTACATACATTGGAAAAAGAGGGCATAACAGTTGTCATGCTCAGTGGAGACAATGAATTTACAGCCAATGCTGTTGCCAAAAAACTTGGCATTTCAAAAGTATATGCCAATGTCCTGCCAGACGGCAAGGCAGATGTTGTAAAAGAGCTCCAAAGTAATGGAGCACGCGTTGCTATGGCCGGTGACGGCATTAATGATGCTCCGGCACTGGCACAGGCAGATGTCGGAATTGCCATGGGAACAGGTACAGATGTGGCTATTGAGAGTGCGGGAGTCACTCTTATAAAAGGCGATCTGCTGGGTATTGTAAAAGTACTGCGGCTCTCTCGCGCCACAATGCAAAACATCAGACAAAATCTCTTTTTTGCTTTTGTGTACAACAGCGCCGGCGTCCCGATTGCGGCAGGGGTACTCTATCCGTTCTTTGGGATTGTACTCTCCCCTATTATTGCCGCAGCAGCTATGAGTTTCAGCTCTGTTTCTGTTATTGCAAACGCACTGCGTTTAAAAAATGTAAAACTGTAA
- a CDS encoding SHOCT domain-containing protein — protein sequence MFDHAMTGWGFTMGLGWIIPLLLIFALFYFINNNNNTDRESARDILDRKYANGEIDEEEYKRKKELLKH from the coding sequence ATGTTTGATCATGCAATGACAGGATGGGGGTTTACAATGGGTTTAGGATGGATTATACCGTTGCTTTTAATTTTTGCGCTTTTTTATTTTATCAACAACAATAACAACACTGACAGAGAATCGGCACGAGATATTTTAGACAGAAAGTATGCAAACGGCGAAATAGACGAAGAAGAGTATAAACGAAAAAAAGAACTGCTGAAACACTGA
- a CDS encoding DUF302 domain-containing protein, with amino-acid sequence MIYKTQTSTPLETVKAQLEKKAKTLGFGVLGSYDFQKILKSKGFELKTPITVYELCNPPAANMALNAIAEISVYLPCRISIYEQNGKTVLATIGIEEMLNAVDVDEDFKQHMSEIFNNLRTLMSAF; translated from the coding sequence ATGATTTACAAAACACAAACGAGCACTCCTCTTGAAACAGTCAAAGCACAGCTTGAGAAAAAAGCAAAAACATTGGGTTTTGGTGTATTGGGGTCTTATGATTTTCAAAAGATATTGAAAAGCAAGGGATTTGAACTTAAAACACCAATCACAGTGTATGAACTTTGCAATCCTCCTGCTGCAAACATGGCACTCAATGCCATTGCCGAAATTTCCGTGTATCTTCCCTGCAGAATATCCATTTACGAACAAAACGGTAAAACGGTTCTGGCGACAATCGGCATAGAAGAGATGCTCAATGCAGTCGATGTAGACGAAGATTTTAAACAGCATATGAGCGAAATTTTCAATAACTTGCGTACTCTTATGAGTGCTTTTTAA
- a CDS encoding copper resistance protein B — protein MKNILTKLTLLTTLATLSFAGGGGDTLRATFTADNLEYQTNSEKNLYWDTYGYIGYDLNKLYFYSEGEKPNSGDASSENQLLYSRAVAPFWDVQAGISYDIAGSNNKTWGVLALSGLAPYFFETRAALLFSDDGNIGLRIDMEYEALITQRLILTPKFTLDAYAKDAPTMGYGSGISNLTLGARLRYEFRRQFAPYVGIEWAKNFGTTNTYSPLNEAYATFGLRFWF, from the coding sequence ATGAAAAATATACTCACAAAATTAACACTTTTAACGACTCTGGCAACGCTCTCTTTTGCCGGTGGAGGTGGTGATACCCTGCGTGCAACTTTTACCGCTGACAACCTGGAGTACCAGACAAACAGCGAAAAAAATCTTTACTGGGACACCTATGGATACATTGGCTATGATCTCAACAAACTCTACTTCTACAGTGAGGGAGAAAAGCCCAACAGTGGCGATGCAAGCAGTGAAAATCAACTCCTTTACTCCCGTGCGGTTGCCCCTTTTTGGGATGTGCAGGCCGGTATCAGTTACGATATAGCCGGATCAAACAACAAAACATGGGGCGTTCTTGCTCTCTCCGGCCTGGCTCCTTACTTTTTTGAAACACGGGCAGCTTTACTTTTTAGTGACGATGGCAATATTGGTCTGAGAATTGACATGGAATATGAGGCACTCATCACCCAAAGACTCATCCTCACACCAAAATTTACACTCGATGCCTATGCAAAAGATGCCCCGACTATGGGTTACGGTTCAGGCATCTCAAATCTTACTCTCGGCGCAAGACTTCGATATGAATTCAGAAGACAGTTCGCCCCCTATGTCGGCATTGAATGGGCAAAAAACTTTGGGACAACAAATACCTACTCTCCGCTTAATGAAGCTTATGCGACTTTTGGTCTTCGATTTTGGTTTTAA